A genome region from Mycolicibacterium litorale includes the following:
- a CDS encoding endolytic transglycosylase MltG, translating into MAEDWRRDRAEPVAVGPPRRQMSRSDRMRMERGRRKRRTAGLLSLGLLIVVVIGAVFLGSKLWHSMFGGNGNDFAGDGVSDVVIQVHDGDSTTAIGQTLHDNNVVATVKAFVDAAEGNSGMTAIQPGFYKVRTEIPAANAVERLTDPQSRVGKLVIPEGRQLDDVSDVKTKAVTEGIFTLISKATCVDLDGEQRCVPADELKRVAATAAPAALAVPEWAAQPVRAMGDDHRRLEGLIAPGAWNIDPSATPQEILATLIRSSANQYAQGGLLETANAMNLSPYQVLTVASLVQRESKPEDFAKVARVIYNRLAENRTLEFDSTVNYPLDRIEVATTDVDRGQLTPWNTYVRAGLPATPICSPSQPALVAAEQPADGDWLYFVTIDLQGTTLFTRDYNQHLANIELAQRNGVLDSAR; encoded by the coding sequence ATGGCTGAGGACTGGCGTCGCGACCGTGCGGAACCGGTGGCGGTGGGACCGCCACGACGGCAGATGAGCCGCTCGGACCGGATGCGGATGGAACGTGGCCGCAGGAAGCGGCGCACGGCCGGTCTGCTGTCGCTCGGGCTCCTCATCGTCGTCGTCATCGGGGCGGTCTTCCTCGGGTCCAAGCTGTGGCACAGCATGTTCGGCGGCAACGGCAACGACTTCGCCGGCGACGGGGTCAGTGACGTCGTCATCCAGGTGCACGACGGGGACTCGACGACGGCCATCGGCCAGACCCTCCACGACAACAATGTGGTGGCGACGGTGAAGGCGTTCGTCGACGCCGCGGAAGGCAACTCGGGCATGACCGCGATCCAGCCCGGCTTCTACAAGGTGCGCACCGAGATCCCCGCCGCCAACGCGGTCGAGCGGCTGACCGATCCGCAGAGCAGGGTCGGCAAACTGGTGATCCCCGAGGGCCGCCAGCTCGACGACGTCTCCGACGTGAAGACGAAAGCGGTCACCGAGGGCATCTTCACGCTCATCTCCAAGGCCACGTGTGTGGATCTCGACGGCGAACAGCGGTGTGTGCCCGCCGACGAGCTCAAGCGCGTGGCCGCGACCGCCGCGCCCGCCGCGCTGGCCGTGCCGGAATGGGCGGCCCAACCCGTGCGCGCGATGGGCGACGACCACCGCCGCCTCGAAGGGTTGATCGCGCCGGGCGCGTGGAACATCGATCCGTCCGCCACGCCGCAGGAGATCCTCGCCACGCTGATCAGGTCGAGCGCCAACCAGTACGCGCAGGGCGGTCTGCTCGAGACGGCCAACGCGATGAACCTGTCGCCCTACCAGGTGCTCACGGTGGCGTCGTTGGTGCAGCGCGAATCCAAACCGGAGGACTTCGCGAAGGTCGCACGCGTCATCTACAACCGGCTGGCCGAGAACCGCACGCTGGAATTCGACTCGACGGTCAACTATCCGCTGGACCGCATCGAGGTCGCCACCACCGACGTCGACCGCGGACAGCTGACCCCGTGGAACACGTACGTCCGGGCCGGGCTGCCCGCCACGCCGATCTGCTCGCCGAGCCAGCCCGCGCTCGTCGCGGCCGAACAACCCGCCGACGGCGACTGGCTGTACTTCGTCACCATCGACCTGCAGGGCACCACGCTGTTCACGAGGGACTACAACCAGCACCTGGCCAATATCGAACTGGCGCAGCGCAACGGTGTCCTCGACAGTGCAAGGTAG
- a CDS encoding antibiotic biosynthesis monooxygenase, with translation MFARTTTIEARPGAVDAGITHIRNEVMPALRDIPGCVGLSLLVDRESHRCIATTAWESAEAMRDAAEQVKPLRDRAARAFGGTPLVEEWEIAVLHRDHRAGAGAGVRATWLKARPEQFDQAIEFYRAEVLPSIEQLEGFCSASLMIDRTTGRAVSSASFDTMSAMNRNRDQARSLRTARLRDLGADQLDVGEFELAIASLRVPEMA, from the coding sequence GTGTTCGCACGCACAACCACTATCGAGGCCCGACCGGGCGCCGTGGACGCCGGTATCACCCACATCCGCAACGAGGTGATGCCCGCACTGCGCGACATCCCCGGCTGCGTCGGGCTGTCGCTGTTGGTGGATCGGGAATCCCACCGCTGCATCGCGACCACCGCCTGGGAGTCGGCCGAGGCGATGCGCGACGCCGCCGAGCAGGTGAAACCGTTGCGCGACCGTGCCGCCCGCGCCTTCGGCGGCACTCCTCTGGTCGAGGAGTGGGAGATCGCGGTCCTGCATCGCGACCACCGTGCGGGCGCGGGCGCCGGGGTACGGGCGACCTGGTTGAAGGCCCGCCCCGAACAATTCGACCAGGCGATCGAGTTCTACCGTGCCGAGGTGCTGCCGTCGATCGAGCAACTCGAGGGGTTCTGCAGCGCCAGCCTGATGATCGACCGCACCACCGGGCGGGCCGTGTCCTCGGCCTCCTTCGACACCATGAGCGCGATGAACCGCAACCGGGACCAGGCCCGCTCGCTGCGCACCGCCCGGTTGCGCGACCTTGGCGCCGACCAGCTCGATGTCGGCGAGTTCGAGCTGGCGATCGCGAGCCTGCGCGTGCCCGAAATGGCCTGA
- the ruvX gene encoding Holliday junction resolvase RuvX, producing MTDSDHRLPDRPGEGDPGRGRRIGIDVGSVRIGVATSDPDGVLATPVETVRRERSDRHVRRLAQLVSELEAVEVVVGLPRTLADRTGPAARDAIDVAEALAEKIAPIPVRMADERLTTVSAQRSLREAGVRAKGQRAMIDQVAAVGILQSWLDQRRVALAAPGEGGHG from the coding sequence GTGACCGACAGCGACCACCGCCTCCCGGACCGCCCCGGAGAGGGCGACCCGGGCCGCGGACGGCGCATCGGTATCGACGTCGGCAGCGTACGGATCGGGGTGGCGACCAGCGATCCCGACGGCGTGCTGGCCACACCGGTGGAGACGGTGCGCCGCGAACGTTCCGACCGGCATGTGCGGCGACTCGCGCAGTTGGTGTCCGAGCTGGAGGCGGTCGAGGTCGTGGTCGGGTTGCCGCGGACGCTGGCCGACCGGACGGGGCCCGCGGCGCGCGACGCCATCGACGTCGCCGAGGCGCTGGCGGAGAAGATCGCACCGATACCGGTGCGGATGGCAGACGAACGGCTCACCACCGTGTCCGCGCAGCGTTCGCTGCGCGAGGCCGGTGTCCGCGCCAAAGGGCAGCGGGCCATGATCGACCAGGTCGCGGCGGTGGGCATCTTGCAGAGCTGGCTGGATCAGCGGCGCGTGGCTCTGGCCGCGCCGGGAGAGGGCGGGCATGGCTGA
- the alaS gene encoding alanine--tRNA ligase: MQTHEIRKRFLDHFVKAGHTEVPSASVILDDPNLLFVNAGMVQFVPYFLGQRTPPWDRAVSVQKCIRTPDIDEVGITTRHNTFFQMAGNFSFGDYFKKGAIEFAWTLLTNPQDQGGYGFDPERLWATVYLDDDEAIQLWQEVAGLPLERIQRRGMADNYWSMGIPGPCGPSSEIYYDRGPAYGVEGGPEANEDRYIEIWNLVFMQNERGEGTSKEDFEILGPLPRKNIDTGMGVERVACLLQDVDNVYETDLLRPVIDLVAGIAPRGYGQGNHTDDVRYRIIADHSRTAAIIIGDGISPGNEGRGYVLRRLLRRIIRAAKLLGVEQPVMAELMATVRDAMSPSYPELDRDFDRIQRIAVAEETAFNRTLASGSRLFDDAARATKSSGTTVLSGSDAFTLHDTYGFPIELTLEMAAEAGLSVDEEGFRGLMAEQRQRAKADAAARKQAHTDLTAYRDLVDTHPTEFTGFDELTTEARILGIFVDGRRVPVAGHDTATAEGRIELVLDRSPFYAESGGQIADEGTITGTGASGTAKAAVSDVQKIAKTLWVHRVTVESGEFVEGDTVVAAVDPRWRHGATQGHSGTHMVHAALRQVLGPNAVQAGSLNRPGYLRFDFNWQGALSDEQRTQIEEVTNEAVEADFEVHSFTTNLEKAKSMGAMALFGEAYPDEVRVVEIGGPFSLELCGGTHVRSSAQIGPVTILGESSVGSGVRRVEAYVGLDSFRHLAKERALMAGLASSLKVPSEEVPARVAGLVERLRAAEKELDRLRLANARAAAVNAVAGAELVGKVRLVAQRMAGGMSAGDLRTLVGDIRGKLGGDPAVVALIAEGENDTVPFVVAVNPAAQDLGLRANELVKQFGAAVNGRGGGKADLAQGSGKGAAGIDAALAALRAEIDRS, translated from the coding sequence GTGCAGACACACGAGATCAGGAAGCGCTTCCTCGATCACTTCGTGAAAGCGGGCCACACCGAGGTGCCGAGCGCCTCGGTGATCCTCGACGACCCCAACCTGCTGTTCGTCAACGCCGGCATGGTGCAGTTCGTCCCTTACTTCCTCGGTCAGCGCACACCGCCGTGGGACCGCGCGGTCAGCGTGCAGAAGTGCATCCGGACGCCCGACATCGACGAGGTCGGCATCACCACCCGGCACAACACCTTCTTCCAGATGGCCGGCAACTTCTCCTTCGGCGACTACTTCAAGAAGGGCGCCATCGAGTTCGCCTGGACCCTGCTGACCAATCCGCAGGACCAGGGCGGGTACGGCTTCGATCCCGAAAGACTGTGGGCGACGGTCTATCTCGACGACGACGAGGCGATCCAGCTGTGGCAGGAGGTGGCCGGGCTGCCGCTCGAGCGCATCCAGCGGCGCGGGATGGCCGACAACTACTGGTCGATGGGGATTCCCGGACCCTGCGGCCCGTCCTCGGAGATCTACTACGACCGCGGACCCGCGTACGGCGTCGAGGGCGGACCCGAGGCGAACGAGGACCGCTACATCGAGATCTGGAATCTCGTGTTCATGCAGAACGAGCGCGGTGAGGGCACCTCGAAGGAGGACTTCGAGATCCTGGGGCCGTTGCCGCGCAAGAACATCGACACCGGCATGGGTGTGGAGCGGGTGGCCTGCCTGCTGCAGGACGTCGACAACGTCTACGAGACCGACCTGCTGCGCCCGGTGATCGATCTGGTCGCCGGCATCGCCCCCCGCGGATACGGGCAGGGCAACCACACCGACGACGTGCGCTACCGGATCATCGCCGACCACAGCCGCACCGCCGCGATCATCATCGGCGACGGCATCAGCCCCGGTAACGAAGGACGCGGCTATGTGCTGCGCCGTCTGCTGCGCCGCATCATCCGGGCCGCCAAACTGCTCGGCGTCGAACAGCCCGTGATGGCCGAGCTGATGGCGACGGTGCGCGACGCGATGAGCCCCTCGTACCCGGAACTGGACCGGGACTTCGACCGCATCCAGCGCATCGCGGTCGCCGAGGAGACCGCGTTCAACCGGACGCTGGCCTCCGGCTCGCGGCTGTTCGACGACGCTGCCCGCGCGACGAAGTCCTCCGGCACCACCGTGCTGTCCGGATCCGATGCGTTCACGCTGCACGACACGTACGGCTTCCCGATCGAACTCACCCTCGAGATGGCCGCCGAGGCCGGCCTCTCGGTCGACGAAGAAGGCTTCCGCGGGCTGATGGCCGAGCAGCGGCAGCGCGCCAAGGCCGACGCCGCCGCCCGCAAGCAAGCGCACACCGACCTCACCGCCTACCGCGACCTGGTCGACACGCACCCGACCGAGTTCACCGGATTCGACGAGCTGACCACCGAGGCCCGGATCCTCGGGATCTTCGTCGACGGCAGGCGGGTGCCCGTCGCCGGACACGACACCGCCACCGCCGAGGGCCGCATCGAGCTCGTCCTGGACCGCAGCCCGTTCTACGCCGAATCCGGTGGGCAGATCGCCGACGAGGGCACCATCACCGGCACCGGCGCCTCGGGGACCGCCAAGGCCGCCGTCTCCGACGTGCAGAAAATCGCCAAGACCCTGTGGGTGCACCGGGTCACCGTCGAGTCCGGTGAGTTCGTCGAGGGCGACACCGTGGTGGCGGCCGTCGACCCGCGCTGGCGGCACGGCGCCACTCAGGGCCACTCCGGAACCCACATGGTGCATGCCGCGCTACGACAGGTCCTCGGCCCCAACGCCGTACAGGCAGGTTCCCTCAACCGCCCGGGCTACCTGCGCTTCGACTTCAACTGGCAGGGTGCGCTGAGCGACGAGCAGCGCACGCAGATCGAAGAGGTGACGAACGAGGCCGTCGAGGCCGACTTCGAGGTGCACAGCTTCACCACCAACCTCGAGAAGGCGAAGTCGATGGGCGCGATGGCGCTGTTCGGCGAGGCCTATCCCGACGAGGTGCGGGTGGTCGAGATCGGCGGTCCGTTCTCGCTCGAACTGTGCGGCGGCACCCACGTGCGCAGCTCCGCCCAGATCGGGCCCGTCACCATCCTCGGCGAATCGTCGGTGGGATCCGGTGTGCGTCGCGTCGAGGCCTACGTCGGCCTGGACTCGTTCCGCCACCTGGCCAAGGAACGCGCGCTGATGGCGGGACTGGCGTCCTCGCTGAAGGTGCCGTCCGAAGAGGTTCCGGCGCGCGTGGCCGGCCTCGTCGAGCGACTGCGCGCAGCGGAGAAAGAGCTCGACCGCCTGCGGCTGGCGAATGCGCGCGCCGCGGCGGTCAACGCTGTCGCGGGCGCCGAGCTCGTCGGTAAGGTCCGACTCGTGGCGCAGCGGATGGCCGGCGGTATGTCGGCGGGCGATCTTCGCACACTCGTCGGCGACATCCGCGGCAAGCTGGGCGGCGACCCGGCCGTCGTCGCGCTGATCGCCGAGGGCGAGAACGACACCGTGCCCTTCGTGGTGGCCGTCAATCCGGCCGCGCAGGACCTGGGGCTCCGCGCCAACGAACTGGTCAAACAGTTCGGCGCGGCGGTGAACGGCCGTGGGGGCGGCAAGGCCGATCTGGCGCAGGGTTCCGGTAAGGGGGCGGCGGGCATCGACGCGGCATTGGCCGCGTTGCGTGCCGAGATCGACAGGAGTTGA
- the mbtM gene encoding long-chain-fatty acid--ACP ligase MbtM has protein sequence MASALTESLTSSGTDLVLLDRESGSWLRHPWAEVHTRATNVADRIADADAAAVGVVGEPTVEFIAAIFGAFLAGRGVSVLPGPVRGAAADQWAHTTLARFAGAGVSHVLSHGVHLEQLRSAESPDAAVQDVTAWAGASRSGPFAAPAPSGDVAILQGTAGSTGTPRTVRLSPDAVLANLTGINLRTDVRPGDVGCSWLPLYHDMGLSFLLSGALAGVETWQAPTTAFQASPFRWLNWLSDSRATITAAPNMAFGMIGKYARRVAGVDLSSVRFALNGGEPVDCELTSLFATEMARFGFSAGALAPSYGLAESTCAVTVPMPGDGLRTDEVVVHTEGGTSVRRHAVLGHAIAGMHVRITPRDAESEVAGRDVGEIEIRGSSMMSGYVGNDPRDVESWFPTGDLGYFVDGGLVVCGRAKELITVAGRNIFPAEVERIAAQVQGVREGAVVAVGTGEGSIRPGLVIAAEFRGRDEAGARTELVQQVASQCGVVPSDVVFVKPGSLPRTSSGKLRRLAVKQSLEQGLPH, from the coding sequence CTGGCCTCGGCGCTCACCGAGTCGCTCACCTCCAGCGGCACCGATCTCGTGCTGCTCGACCGCGAGAGCGGATCGTGGCTGCGCCACCCGTGGGCCGAGGTGCACACCCGGGCCACCAACGTCGCGGACCGTATCGCCGACGCCGACGCGGCCGCGGTGGGCGTGGTCGGCGAACCGACCGTCGAGTTCATCGCGGCGATCTTCGGCGCCTTCCTCGCCGGTCGCGGCGTCTCGGTGCTGCCCGGACCGGTCCGTGGCGCCGCCGCCGACCAGTGGGCGCACACCACGCTCGCCCGGTTCGCCGGCGCGGGCGTGAGCCACGTGCTCAGTCACGGCGTTCACCTCGAGCAACTGCGCTCGGCGGAGTCCCCCGACGCCGCGGTGCAGGACGTGACGGCGTGGGCCGGAGCTTCGCGGTCCGGACCGTTCGCCGCGCCGGCGCCGTCCGGCGACGTCGCGATCCTGCAAGGCACGGCCGGCTCCACCGGCACTCCGCGGACGGTGCGGCTGTCACCGGACGCCGTGCTGGCCAACCTCACCGGGATCAACCTCCGCACCGACGTCCGACCGGGCGATGTCGGATGTTCGTGGCTGCCGCTGTACCACGACATGGGGTTGAGCTTCCTGCTCTCCGGGGCGCTCGCGGGCGTCGAGACCTGGCAGGCCCCCACGACGGCGTTCCAGGCGTCGCCGTTCCGCTGGCTGAACTGGCTCAGCGACAGCCGTGCGACCATCACCGCGGCGCCGAACATGGCCTTCGGGATGATCGGCAAGTACGCGCGCCGGGTCGCCGGCGTCGATCTGTCGAGCGTCCGGTTCGCGCTCAACGGCGGCGAACCGGTCGACTGCGAGTTGACGTCGCTGTTCGCCACCGAGATGGCCCGTTTCGGCTTCTCCGCCGGAGCGTTGGCACCGTCGTACGGCCTGGCGGAGTCGACGTGCGCGGTCACGGTCCCGATGCCCGGCGACGGGTTGCGCACCGACGAGGTGGTGGTGCACACCGAGGGGGGCACATCCGTGCGCCGGCATGCGGTGCTCGGGCACGCGATCGCCGGCATGCACGTGCGGATCACACCGCGCGACGCGGAATCCGAGGTGGCCGGCCGCGACGTCGGTGAGATCGAGATACGCGGTTCTTCGATGATGTCGGGCTACGTCGGCAACGATCCCCGCGATGTCGAAAGTTGGTTTCCGACAGGCGATCTCGGCTACTTCGTGGACGGCGGACTGGTGGTGTGCGGCCGAGCCAAGGAACTCATCACGGTGGCGGGCCGCAACATCTTCCCGGCCGAGGTGGAGCGGATCGCCGCCCAGGTGCAGGGGGTGCGTGAAGGCGCGGTCGTCGCGGTGGGCACCGGCGAGGGTTCGATCCGGCCCGGTCTGGTGATCGCCGCGGAGTTCCGCGGGCGCGACGAGGCCGGTGCGCGTACGGAACTGGTCCAGCAGGTGGCGTCGCAGTGCGGTGTGGTGCCGTCGGACGTGGTGTTCGTCAAACCGGGGTCGCTGCCGCGGACGTCGTCGGGCAAGCTGCGCCGGCTGGCGGTCAAGCAGAGCCTGGAACAGGGGCTCCCTCACTGA
- a CDS encoding GlsB/YeaQ/YmgE family stress response membrane protein — protein sequence MTVTGIISAILIGIVVGALGRLLLPGKQNIGILITIAVGIVSALIGTAIARAIGIPTATSGIDWMELLVQVVVAVIGVALVAALMGRRRGAVGGRRTMMR from the coding sequence ATGACAGTTACCGGCATTATCAGCGCAATTCTCATCGGCATCGTCGTCGGTGCACTCGGCCGCCTGTTGCTGCCGGGCAAGCAGAACATCGGCATCCTGATCACCATCGCGGTCGGCATCGTGTCGGCTCTCATCGGCACGGCGATCGCGCGGGCGATCGGCATCCCGACCGCCACCAGCGGCATCGACTGGATGGAACTGCTGGTCCAGGTCGTGGTCGCGGTGATCGGTGTGGCCCTGGTGGCCGCGCTGATGGGCCGTCGCCGCGGCGCGGTGGGCGGCCGGCGCACCATGATGCGCTGA
- a CDS encoding prepilin peptidase, producing the protein MALTAVLAWLSALTFYDLRWRRLPNWLTLPGAAVVLIAAALAGRGGPAAMGAAALFALYAATHLLAPAALGAGDAKLALGVGGLTGAFGPDVWLLAALSAPLLTSACALLLPARRERTVPHGPSMCVASAAAIALVLF; encoded by the coding sequence GTGGCGTTGACCGCTGTGCTGGCGTGGCTTTCGGCGTTGACGTTCTACGACCTGCGCTGGCGCCGCCTGCCGAACTGGCTGACGCTGCCCGGCGCGGCGGTGGTCCTGATCGCGGCGGCACTGGCGGGCCGCGGTGGGCCCGCCGCCATGGGCGCGGCGGCGCTCTTCGCGCTCTATGCGGCCACGCATCTGCTGGCGCCGGCGGCGTTGGGGGCGGGCGACGCGAAGCTCGCGCTCGGGGTGGGCGGGCTGACGGGCGCCTTCGGACCCGACGTCTGGCTGCTCGCCGCGCTGAGTGCGCCATTGCTCACCTCGGCGTGCGCGCTGCTGTTGCCGGCGCGCCGCGAGCGCACGGTGCCGCATGGTCCGTCGATGTGCGTGGCGAGCGCGGCCGCCATCGCGCTGGTGCTGTTCTAG
- a CDS encoding secondary thiamine-phosphate synthase enzyme YjbQ — protein sequence MDTDLLDVDTSRRRIVDLTDAVRSFCAQHRDGLCNVFVPHATAGVALMETGSGSDDDLLDTLERLLPRDDRYRHAHGSPGHGADHVLPALVSPSVTVPVRNGEPLLGTWQSVVLVDLNRDNPRRSVRLSFLGA from the coding sequence ATGGACACCGACCTGCTCGACGTGGACACCTCCCGGCGCCGCATCGTCGATCTGACCGATGCCGTCCGGTCGTTCTGCGCGCAGCACCGGGATGGCCTGTGCAACGTGTTCGTGCCGCACGCCACCGCGGGAGTGGCGCTGATGGAGACCGGATCCGGGTCCGACGACGACCTGCTCGACACGCTCGAGCGGTTGCTGCCGCGCGACGACCGCTACCGGCATGCGCACGGGTCGCCGGGGCATGGGGCCGACCACGTGCTGCCCGCCCTGGTGTCGCCGTCGGTGACGGTGCCGGTCCGCAACGGCGAACCGCTGCTGGGCACCTGGCAGAGCGTCGTGCTCGTCGACCTCAACCGGGACAATCCGCGCCGTTCGGTGCGGCTGAGCTTCCTCGGCGCCTGA
- a CDS encoding shikimate kinase — translation MAPRAVLVGLPGSGKSTIGRRLAKAMGLTLLDTDAAIEETTGRTIADIFATDGEPEFRRIEEEVIRSALQTHDGVLSLGGGAVTTPGVREALARHTVIYLEISAAEGVRRTSGSTVRPLLAGADRAEKYKALMDARVPLYRRVATMRVNTNRRNPGAVVRHIVTRLDRPAPATSEANPAAATNRPRRRRRPPWRRDAAREQAAEHTDGPPTPAVMAARRAGRTPGGDSDTTMEKNT, via the coding sequence ATGGCGCCGCGGGCGGTACTGGTCGGCCTGCCCGGGTCGGGCAAGTCGACCATCGGCCGTCGCCTCGCCAAGGCCATGGGCCTGACGCTGCTCGACACCGACGCCGCGATCGAGGAGACCACCGGCCGCACCATCGCCGACATCTTCGCCACCGACGGTGAGCCGGAGTTCCGGCGCATCGAGGAAGAGGTGATCCGCTCCGCGCTGCAGACCCACGACGGGGTGTTGTCGCTCGGCGGCGGCGCCGTCACCACCCCCGGCGTGCGCGAGGCGCTGGCCAGGCACACCGTGATCTATCTCGAGATCAGCGCCGCCGAAGGAGTGCGCCGCACCAGCGGCAGCACCGTCCGCCCGCTGCTGGCCGGCGCCGATCGCGCCGAGAAGTACAAGGCCCTCATGGACGCCCGGGTTCCGCTGTACCGGCGGGTGGCCACGATGCGCGTCAACACCAACCGGCGCAACCCCGGTGCGGTGGTGCGCCACATCGTCACCCGGCTGGACCGGCCCGCCCCCGCCACGTCCGAGGCGAACCCCGCCGCCGCGACCAACCGGCCGCGACGCCGCCGCCGCCCGCCGTGGCGCCGGGACGCGGCCAGGGAGCAGGCCGCAGAACACACCGACGGACCACCCACGCCCGCGGTGATGGCGGCCCGCAGAGCGGGCCGAACCCCGGGCGGCGACAGCGACACGACCATGGAGAAGAACACGTGA
- the aroC gene encoding chorismate synthase — translation MLRWTTAGESHGRALVAVLEGMVAGVSLTTEEIGAQLKRRRLGYGRGARMKFEQDEITMLGGVRHGVTLGGPIAIQIGNTEWPKWETVMAADPVDPAELAEIARNAPLTRPRPGHADYAGMLKYGFDDARPVLERASARETAARVAAGTVARSFLREALGVEVVSHVISIGASTPYDGPPPQPSDLAAIDDSPVRAFDAAAEKSMIDEIEAAKRDGDTLGGVVEVVVSGLPVGLGSFTSGSDRLDSQLAGAVMGIQAIKGVEIGDGFETARRRGSVAHDEIYPGPDGIMRSTNRAGGLEGGMTNGQPLRVRAAMKPISTVPRALATVDMATGDEAVAIHQRSDVCAVPAAGVVVETMVALVLARAALQKFGGDSLTETRTNVASYLRAVAEREPAPAQRAQASG, via the coding sequence GTGTTGCGTTGGACGACTGCCGGTGAATCCCATGGTCGCGCGCTCGTGGCTGTGCTCGAGGGCATGGTCGCGGGGGTGTCGTTGACGACCGAGGAGATCGGCGCCCAGTTGAAGCGCCGTCGCCTCGGCTACGGCCGCGGCGCCCGCATGAAGTTCGAGCAGGACGAGATCACCATGCTTGGCGGCGTCCGGCACGGCGTCACCCTGGGCGGCCCGATCGCCATCCAGATCGGCAACACCGAGTGGCCGAAGTGGGAGACCGTGATGGCCGCCGACCCCGTCGACCCGGCCGAACTCGCCGAGATCGCCCGCAACGCGCCGCTGACCCGGCCGCGGCCCGGCCACGCCGACTACGCCGGCATGCTCAAGTACGGATTCGACGACGCCCGCCCCGTGCTCGAGCGGGCGAGCGCCCGCGAGACCGCCGCCCGCGTCGCCGCGGGCACCGTCGCACGGTCCTTCCTGCGCGAGGCGCTCGGCGTCGAGGTCGTCTCGCACGTCATCTCGATCGGCGCGTCCACGCCGTACGACGGACCGCCGCCGCAGCCCTCGGACCTCGCCGCGATCGACGACAGCCCGGTGCGCGCGTTCGACGCGGCGGCCGAGAAGTCGATGATCGACGAGATCGAGGCGGCCAAACGCGACGGCGACACGCTCGGCGGTGTGGTGGAGGTCGTGGTGTCCGGACTGCCCGTCGGCCTGGGCTCCTTCACCAGCGGCAGCGACCGCCTCGACAGCCAGTTGGCCGGCGCGGTGATGGGTATCCAGGCCATCAAGGGTGTCGAGATCGGCGACGGATTCGAAACCGCCAGGCGCCGCGGCAGTGTCGCCCACGACGAGATCTACCCCGGACCCGACGGCATCATGCGGTCGACCAACCGCGCCGGCGGGCTCGAAGGCGGGATGACCAACGGGCAGCCCCTGCGAGTGCGCGCGGCGATGAAGCCGATCTCCACGGTGCCGCGCGCGCTGGCGACCGTCGACATGGCCACCGGCGACGAAGCCGTCGCGATCCACCAGCGTTCCGACGTGTGCGCGGTGCCCGCCGCCGGTGTCGTCGTCGAGACGATGGTGGCGCTCGTCCTGGCCCGCGCGGCCCTGCAGAAGTTCGGCGGCGACTCCCTGACCGAGACCCGCACGAACGTGGCGTCGTACCTGCGGGCCGTCGCGGAGCGGGAACCGGCCCCGGCCCAGCGGGCGCAGGCGTCGGGCTGA
- a CDS encoding shikimate dehydrogenase, with protein sequence MQGRRKAAVLGSPIAHSRSPQLHLAAYRELGLGDWTYERIECTAEQLPGLVGGFGPEWVGVSVTMPGKFAALRFADERTDRAELVGSANTLVRTARGWRADNTDVDGVTGALGAVDGPAIVVGSGGTAPAAVVALAALGATHLTIAARNRDNAATLVDLAQRLEVPARWCDLDDAELAGLAAEAGAVVSTVPADVAERYAGTLARTAVLLDAIYDPWPTPLAAAVQAAGGRVISGLQMLLNQAFAQVEQFTGLPAPKEAMRAALQGA encoded by the coding sequence GTGCAAGGTAGGCGCAAGGCAGCCGTCCTCGGTTCGCCGATCGCCCACTCGCGGTCACCGCAACTGCATCTCGCGGCGTACCGCGAGCTCGGGCTGGGGGACTGGACCTACGAGCGCATCGAGTGCACGGCCGAACAACTGCCCGGGCTGGTCGGCGGCTTCGGCCCGGAATGGGTCGGGGTGTCGGTGACGATGCCGGGGAAGTTCGCCGCACTGCGCTTCGCCGACGAACGCACTGACCGCGCGGAGCTGGTCGGCTCGGCCAACACCCTGGTCCGCACCGCCCGCGGATGGCGCGCCGACAACACCGATGTCGACGGCGTCACGGGCGCGCTGGGCGCGGTGGACGGGCCGGCCATCGTGGTCGGTTCCGGCGGCACCGCTCCTGCCGCCGTCGTCGCGCTGGCCGCGCTCGGCGCCACCCACCTCACGATCGCCGCGCGCAACCGGGACAACGCGGCGACCCTGGTCGACCTGGCGCAGCGGCTGGAGGTCCCGGCCCGGTGGTGCGATCTCGACGACGCGGAACTGGCCGGGCTGGCGGCCGAGGCGGGCGCCGTGGTCAGCACCGTCCCCGCCGACGTCGCCGAACGGTACGCGGGGACGCTGGCGCGCACAGCGGTCCTGCTCGATGCGATCTACGATCCGTGGCCGACCCCGCTGGCGGCGGCGGTGCAGGCCGCCGGGGGCCGGGTGATCAGCGGCCTGCAGATGCTGCTCAATCAGGCCTTCGCCCAGGTCGAACAGTTCACCGGCCTGCCGGCGCCGAAAGAGGCGATGAGGGCGGCACTGCAGGGCGCTTAG